The Coregonus clupeaformis isolate EN_2021a chromosome 27, ASM2061545v1, whole genome shotgun sequence genomic sequence TCTAATATTTCACCTCATCATTCCATCATAAACAGATAGGCCTAACAGATTAATGTATCAGACGAAAAAAATTGCATATTATTTAAAGAAgccaaaaaatatatagaaaaaatAAGATTCTGCTAACAGATGGTAGCAGGTGGGAAATTAACTTTTTGATGCCGTAATTTTACCAGCCACTCAAATGTTTGAAATATAATTAGAATTAACATAAATCACAGAAAACACGGTACACCCCACCCCGCTTTCACCACTGTAGCCTTGAGATTCTCTCTTCCAGAGCTGACATACACATATTTTTAATTTACATGTCGGCTTTGGATAAAATAAACTGCTCACAAAACGCGATGTGGCTGGTAAGAATAGACATTCTACCAGACAATGGCAAAATGTGACTGGTGGCTGGTGTTAACTTCCCACCCTGGGTGGTGGATGGGTTGTTTTGGTAATAGCTGGAATGACTCTTGGTCTGGTCTTCAGAACCCATCGTTAATAAGCATCATTAAAATGATATAATTCTAGATGCCATTATGTCAGATGCAAATTGAACTAAAGTGGATTTGAGGAATGGGGCCTCAGACAGTTGGGACCCTGAAGCCTGAGACAGCTGACAAATTGATTCCTATTAGCGAACTACTGCAACTGACTGACAGATTTGAATTAGACAGGGTTTTCATCTCCCTACACATACATACGAACACCAATTTGACTGACAAACATTGACTGACCGAGGCACAATTTATGGTGGATGAGCAGTTATGTACCTGGGTTCAGCCAGTATGATTTTCTTGCTCGCCCGGGCCGCTGGAGTAGATTTGCTCTTCTCCATCGCCATCAAATAGCTGACATCGGCGAGAACTGCTTCGAGGTCCGCCATCTTCAACCCTGGGTCGATACAACACCTGCCGTGGGAACGTTTTTTAGGAAAGACAAAGCGAATGTCCACTGAATCTAGCTAGATCCAACCAGGGCGACCAAGACAGCTATGCGGATGACAGGGGCGACCATCGAATGGAGCGTGCCGTTTTCTTCCTCTAGGTTTGGCACACACGGTCTCTCAAAACAACCATTGTGACAGAAAAAAATGTAAATCGGAGAGGAGATTGATAGCTCACTAGATGACTAGTTTATTGATAGCTCACTCATCTGGGTATTTTTTTATTCTTCCATCAATAAGGTTCCGTGATGTGCAAATGTTTGGTGGTTTCATGGACTCCGAATATAAGCAGTTAGAAATAATGGCATTTATGGCCAGACAAGATTGATTCGATATTTTCGTTcctgtccccccccccacccccacccccataaGCACTTCACTTATTTAGATGGACCACCTGCTAGATTTGGCTAACTAGTAAgccagctagttagctaataacTGTCAAACCCCACTGATCCTGGGTGATTTGTTTCATCTTCTTGTCAAgctaaaaaatgtaaatattgcgGTACGTCTGACTCCACCAAGACCTATGTTTCAAGCTTCCTAACTGCGTCTTGTCGCCTATGCTTTAAAATAAAACAACTTTATGCGTCAACAAAGATGGGTTGCATCAAATCTATCGAAATGGCATCCGATGAAGACATCCTGTAAAAACGATGACAAGGGTAGAAAGCTAAAATAACAAGTGCCTGTATCCCAAAAAATTGGACCACGAATGAATAGTCCAGATACCGAATAAGGTAGGTTCACACGTATTCACCAAAATGAAGAATCAAAACAATTGTCTCGCATTGTCAGCGTTGCTTTTATATCGTCAGTTGTTGGCTTCCTGTCTGGCTACAATTTTTTAGGACATCAATCGTAGAACGTCGCCACATAGATGCAGGTTGCTGGCTGAATATCCAGGCCAGCATGCAAAAAACAATGCTGTAACAATTAGCTAGATATCCGACGAAAATCAATCTAGCTAACAAGAAAACAACAATATGTTATTGGCACTACAGTAACGTTAACTAGACGCAATATTTAAACATAAATTAAGCCACGACATCAGCCAGCTAGATTCTCCATTTGACTAGGGAGAATTGTTAGCTACGACCAACTGCTGTGCAAAACATTGCTACTTGGTAGCGAGTTAGTTACAGTAGCTTGCAAGTAGCTAAACCAGTAGCCAGTTGAATTTcaactaactagctaacgttagctaacctaCTTAGCTAGTTAGCGCTAGCTAACAACCGCTTTATCGCACTGACACGAAACCCACTCCACCAGTTTAGCTATCTCAACTAACGAATCTTGATCTTCAGGCAAATCCACGTCATTTCAAAAGAGACCGACGAAACCGCACAGAATTAGCCATAATAATTCACCCCAGTGTTGTGGACTCTGGCATGGATACACCAGTGGCTAGCTAACTGTTATGATGGGGGAGGGGGCGTTGGAAGGAGGAaattggctagctaacgttagcttgataAACGTCCACGGTCTCTCACGACTGTCTTCAACTGGAAGTTGAGTGTTTTCTGGGCGACCAAcaacttgctagctagccaaccaaCCAACATACAATGGAAGCTAAACTAACAACCTAAGTGCATATAATTTCGTCTTCTAATATCAGCTGCCTGTCAGTGTCTTCCTCGGTAAAGTGTTGTGACCATACGTTTCTTTTCCTCCTTGTTGCGCGCTCCTCAAGACACTTTGCTCTTGCTACAGTAGCCCGAAGGAATCCGCACGAGCCGCTGAGACCTGTGCATTCGACAGAATCTGACGACGCGGAAGAATGTTTGATATCCTGTTTGTTTACGTTCCTCAAAGAGGCACAGATTTCTTCTTGTTATCCCTTTTGAGTCCGAGTAGGGACAGTATACTTTACTCCATTTCGTTGGCTGAGTCTCCTGTGTGCAGCTGTGTAGTGGGTTTGTGTCCCCCAGTGGATTGCGTATTCTCAGAAACAAGCTAGCTTCTGTGAAAGCCCCACTTCCTCACACTGCGACTGAGAAGCCTGGAAAACATGTAATGGAACCAGACCACTCATGGACGCGGAACTACATTATTATAAATGCCCTATtgattttaataaaataaaaaccattATATAAAATGAGCACTATTCTGTTtaacaaaaaaattatatttgtAACACTGTTCAAATGAGGGCGGTAGGCAATATTCCTAATATTCAGTATGCATATGAATTGACCAGTAGGCCTTCAATTATGTGACACActattaataaaataataattgctgaCGAATTTTGTTGGGCTTTACAACCTATACAACGGTGATTTATTTTTGGAGAAGCATTTTACAAATGGGAAGCAAATACATTTGATGATAGCGCTGCAAAATTCGCCTCCAATGCCCATCCCAAATGGTCAGCCGAGCTTCCACCTGACTCTTATCATAGCCTGTCGCCCGAAGGCCACTTTGTCTCATAATATCATCAGTATGAGGTGTGTGATTCTACCTCGCAATGTACGTCATCACACCATTATATTTGATTTAACTAAGcaatattttattattatattttgtCAATAGATTGATCttcctttttttgttgttgtgattaCTGGCATGGAGACGTAGCGCCACCTTCCGGCCAGTGAATGTAATGTTTTCAGAAGCGCTCCAGTCTAAAATGTCTCAATAGACCTgcgtttgtttatttgtttgtctTTAGCTATGTTTCTAGTAGTACAATTTCACCTACAGTTAAGATACATTCAGAGAGGCACAAGCATGGACGGGAGGTCAGTGAGGTTTTAGAAATACAGTTTATTCAGCATTGGGTAGCAGTGGGGGTAAGCTTGGGATAACGGGTGCAAGGTTACTGCTGAATGCGGCGGATGGACTGGATCTGAGGGGTCTGGGAGTGGGAGCCGAACTCCTTGAAGTGCTTGTACTCGCCCATGTGACGGTCACACTCCATGATGTACTGGTAGCCACGGTATCCGGGGTACTGGTAGCACACAAAACTGttaggtagagagacagagagagatttcaGAGTCAGTTGGCGGTAATGGCTACTATGAGGCTAAGGGAGTGGTAAAACATTAGATTGGAGAGAggatgaaagagagagcgaggcagaTTGGAGTGAGAGCTCAAGGAGTGAGtgaagtagagggagggagagagagaggtcggtTGACTGTGGTAAGGGCTGGCTACTCACGCTCCGGACTGGATCTTGAGGGAGCCGACCTCGTTGTTGCACCAGCCCATGGCCTGGAGGGAGGGGTAGTCGTCGCTCAGCTCGCCCTTACGACCCAGGAAGTTCTCGCGCTCATAAATGGTCATTCGGCACTCCCTGTGGTTCTGGAGGGGAGAAGACGGGGGGAGAGGatgtcagttagtcagtcaagAGGAAGAGTGTGGAATAGATAGTGGTAGAGACAGATAGGAATAgatagaaagaggaagagagtggtAGCTTGGTTACTCACAGCGCAGGCAATGGGCCTGAAGGAGGTCATCCTCTCAATGTGATAGGCGTTGCTACCTCCGAAGGCGTCGCACTgggggtactctcctctctccagcaCAAACTGCTGGCCCTGGTAGGAAGCATGCTCATAGCCAACCCAACTATAGGagcgagagggagaaagggaagaAGTAAGAGATCGCCCTTTTCCCTTAGCTTCTCTGAGCAATAGTTCTAAAGTCTGAAACCATAGAGTGCAAGGTCTGTGTGAGCGTTTCTGCAGGTGTGGATTTGAAGTGGGGATTTGTGTGTAAGTACTCACGCTCCACTTTCCACCCTGAGGGAGCGCACAGTCTCGAAACCGAACTCCATCACATTGCAGCACTCTGAGGTAAACTCATGGCGACGGCCCTGGAAGCACTCCTCGTCGAAGACAATGATctgagagggacacagagagagagagagagagacacacatgagttacatactgtatctatctatttaCCTGGACAGGTTAAAGCTGAGGTTTGTGTGCAGcactggaggctgctgaggggaggagggtTCATAATAAcgtctggaatggaataaatgtcatgtgtttgatgtgttcgatacgTTCCATCAACTCCGTTTCagacattactatgagcccgtcctctccAATTAAAGGTGCCACCACCCCCTGTAGTGTGCAGTCAGAAGTGTCTCTACAACTCCCTCTTTAGAGCTAATATGGTCTGTGATTTGTCTAAATTTGTGCAGGGTGTAATCTGTTCAGCTGGAACAGAAAGAGTGTGTCTAGACCCAACCCTGCTGTTGACAGAACAGGCTCCTGTGATAAACGGTGTGTCCTGAGCTCAGGTTGTCACATTGATCCTAGAGGCCTGTTTCTCACACAACTCTCTGGTTAAAGAGTTTTCCTGGACCCACAGACTAAGCTCAAATACTTAACAAATTCATCCTTCCTTCCCCTCTTGCTTCCTTGAGGTAATTACTGATCTGCCATGGTTGGATAGGTGGAAGTAAGAATTTCACTACATTGCTTTTAGATCATGgacacatttattttttaaagtattgAAACAGGTCCACAGCAGTCCTTTATATGATGCATGGAGCTGTGCTGTCATCCGCACACTCAGTAAGCCAGTCTTTTTTATTTATGTAATTTTTTTAgcgggtagatcagcttaatattgcagatagattgtaacttccatcaatgtaattgtctgcatcacttccaatcccccatgtttatatatatatatatatatatatatatatatatatatatatatatatatatatatatatatatacatatataaatacACACAGTAAGCCAGTCTTACATACCTTCCAGTGGCCAGAGAACTTGGTGCAATGATGAGTCATCTTATTGTCTGGAATGAGAGAGGACAGATAGCAGGACTGTTATAAACAATACTACTTTTACAAAGAGTAGAATGTTACATTTGGGCAATGTGCAACTCGTGATGCTAGTTAGACTGCTGAAAGTGTCTTTCCCACACATTcatactcacacagacacacactgaccatacacacacactctttcttctCATATAAGCACACACACTGCCCCAGACATGTAACAAAGTTCGGCAACAAAGTTTGCCCACATCAAAAATACTGAGCATCAAACAAATATAcatgtaaataaaaaataaaaaaaatacatatataaaacAGAGGTATGCAAAGTAGCTGGTGGAGGGAGAAAATGGAGCAGCATTGTGCTTCAAACCCCAGAATAGATTCCAGTGGCAGGTTGGTATAGCAGGACTCCCTCCCTGTGTAATAAACTATCCATATTGTACCACCGCAGCATTGCTATTCTACGCTACATGGCATGCTTTTATGTACTGAAAAGGCCTGTACAGCTCGAATGCTCCAGAATGTGAAAAGGCTGGTTTAGCTCTGTATGCAGGGCTAAAAGTCTTGGTTTAGCTATGTGTTGTTCAGGGCTGAAACGCCTGTGAGGATAGTATCCCAGCGAGGCTAAAATCATGCGCTTATGAGCGACTGGCCTGAATAGCAGGATTGAAAGCATCAGCAGCTATTTACAGATCCGGTACTGGAATGAGGAAAGTCCAACAGGCCAGGGGCCACATCTAGGATATTCGTCTTTATGACTCCTTTTCCCTATTTttttctgtccccttctctctattATCCcctttttttcttcctctttttcctcctctctcaatctccttttctttctccaTCCCTTGTCGGCCCCTGGTCCCTGTTCCTGTGGCCCAGAGTTATGCCCCTGGGCCTGCCTGGCTGCCGTGTGAAGTGGTGGGGGGCAGACCGAGTCAGTATGGGGCCTGCTATCCTACACTAGGTACTCTGCCctgctctgtctgcctgcctgcctggctggctgggtggatgATCAGGCTGGTGCTATGGTTCTCTGGGTGGGACAGAGAGACTCACCTTGCTTTGATGCCCTTGGCTGTCCTGGAATGAGAGTGAGAGGACTCACGCGCCCCCACCCTTTTAAAGCCTCCCCTGGCAAAGGGCCACGCTGAAAGCCCCAGCTCAGCAGCGGGGAGGGGCCTCTCTTTGTCCCATTGACAAAAGCAGGGTTAATCTATAGAGGGACAGAAGTGCAGACACCACACTATCACCCAGGGCAGGGACCAGGgatagggagaagaggaggagagaagagacaagTGCAGGGCACTTAGAGAGAATGTCAAGGGGCGacgagaggaggaaggggatgcCCTCAAAAAGCCACGTACAGTAGCCTACACtgttgatttctctctctctcgctctctctctacctcttcctcactATCTCTCCCTTTCACTTCTTTGTTATTTCTATCGTTCACAATCACATCTCATGTTTTCTTATGGGTATGTAAATTAACGAGCTATATCCCAAAAGGCTAATGGatgaccctctcctctctgttgacAAGTATGTCATGTCCTTTACTCACCTGTAGGGGgagacctgtctgtctccctgtctgctcacctgtctgtctccctgtctgtctccctgtctgctcacctgtctgtctccctgtctgctcacctgtctgtctccctgtctgtcacaccctggttcacCTCACCTCATCTGCTCTGCTACAATCACTGTCCCCTATTTCCCCTAAAGGATTGATAAAGTAttgtatctatctgtctgtctgacgtAAAAGTTAAACTTGTGCATGGAAGACTTTTAGATTGTTGATGACtaagttgttgttattctgttagTCCCACAATGTGACACAGCATGTGGTGTGTATCTTATTTATCCATATCATTATTCATAGTTCATCTGCAGTATGATCAGGGCATGCTCCCATGTTTCAtaacacgcagagagagagagagagagagagagagagagagagagaggggggggaacagtgagagagagagagagagagagagagagagagagagagagaggggggggaacagtgagtgagagagagagagagagcgagagagagcgagagagagagagagagagagagagagagagagagagagagaaataagccGAGCCAAGAAATGTGACAGAGGACTGAGATGGAGGAGTGTCAGCAGTAGACAAGCTTTAACATGAAACACTCAGACGGGTTACACTTCAACAGTGGAACGAACTGCTTATAAAAAAAACAGGTGGTTATGAACTATTATAGTTGGTTAACTATTAGGCTAACCAAATGGCTATGTAATTTCTACTTAAACTGTGTGTCCTTTTTCAAAGGGAATATTCTTGTATTTATTAACTTTCCTAAATATATTTATCAAAAACGTTAACCTACACAACTGAATCATGAAAAGTATAAATCATACCTTTtacatatagtaccagtcaacagtcaaaagtttggacacacctactcattcaagggtttttctttatttttactattttctacattgttgaataatagtgaagacatcaaaactatgaaataacacatatggtatcatgtagtaaccaaaaaagtgttaaacaaatcaaaatgtattttatattttagattattcaaagtagccaccctttcccttgatgacagctttgcacactcttagcattctctcaaccagctttacctggaatgtttttccaacagtcttgaaggagttcccacatgtgctgagcacttgttggctgcttttccttcactctgcggtccgactcatcccaaaccatctcaattgggttgaggtcgggtgattgtggaggccaggtcatctgatgcagcactccatcactctccttcttggtaaaatagcccttacacagcctggaggtgtgttgggtcattgtcctgttgaaaaacaagtgatagtcccactaagcgcaaaccagatgggatggcatatcactgcagaatgctgtggtaaccatgctggttaagtgtgccttgaattctaaataaatcaccaacagtgtcaccagcaaagcacccccacaccatcacacctcctccaacatgcttcatggtgggaaccatacatgcagagataatccgttcacctactctgcgtctcacaaagacacaaaggttggaaccaataatctcaaatttggactcatcagaccaaaaaaggacagatttccaccggtctaatgtctcttcttcttattggtgtcctttagtagtggtttctttgcagaaattcaaaccataaagacctgattcatgcagtctcctctgaacagttgatgttgagatttttctgttacttgaactctgtgaagcatttatttgggctgcaatctgaggctggaaactctaattaacttatcctctgcagcagaggtaactctggatcttcctttcctgtggcggtcctcatgagagccagtttcatcatagcacttgatagtttttgcgactgcacttgaagaaactttaaaagttcttgaaatttccggattgactgaccgtcatgtcttaaagcaatgatggactgtcgtttctctttgcttattttag encodes the following:
- the LOC121541124 gene encoding beta-crystallin A4-like, with the protein product MTHHCTKFSGHWKIIVFDEECFQGRRHEFTSECCNVMEFGFETVRSLRVESGAWVGYEHASYQGQQFVLERGEYPQCDAFGGSNAYHIERMTSFRPIACANHRECRMTIYERENFLGRKGELSDDYPSLQAMGWCNNEVGSLKIQSGAFVCYQYPGYRGYQYIMECDRHMGEYKHFKEFGSHSQTPQIQSIRRIQQ